A region of Arabidopsis thaliana chromosome 5, partial sequence DNA encodes the following proteins:
- the PSK5 gene encoding phytosulfokine 5 precursor (phytosulfokine 5 precursor (PSK5); FUNCTIONS IN: growth factor activity; INVOLVED IN: cell proliferation, cell differentiation, organ morphogenesis; LOCATED IN: extracellular matrix; EXPRESSED IN: 25 plant structures; EXPRESSED DURING: 10 growth stages; CONTAINS InterPro DOMAIN/s: Phytosulfokine (InterPro:IPR009438); BEST Arabidopsis thaliana protein match is: phytosulfokine 4 precursor (TAIR:AT3G49780.1); Has 1807 Blast hits to 1807 proteins in 277 species: Archae - 0; Bacteria - 0; Metazoa - 736; Fungi - 347; Plants - 385; Viruses - 0; Other Eukaryotes - 339 (source: NCBI BLink).): MVKFTTFLCIIALLLCSTLTHASARLNPTSVYPEENSFKKLEQGEVICEGVGEEECFLIRRTLVAHTDYIYTQNHNP; the protein is encoded by the exons ATGGTTAAGTTCACAACTTTCCTCTGCATCAtcgctcttcttctctgctccACGCTAACACACGCATCAGCTCGGCTCAATCCAACATCCGTTTATCCAGAAGAAAACTCCTTCAAG AAACTAGAACAGGGAGAGGTAATCTGTGAAggtgttggagaagaagaatgcttCTTGATACGAAGAACTTTAGTTGCTCACACTGATTACATCTACACTCAAAACCACAATCCCTAA
- a CDS encoding uncharacterized protein (unknown protein; FUNCTIONS IN: molecular_function unknown; INVOLVED IN: biological_process unknown; LOCATED IN: endomembrane system; EXPRESSED IN: 21 plant structures; EXPRESSED DURING: 13 growth stages; Has 1807 Blast hits to 1807 proteins in 277 species: Archae - 0; Bacteria - 0; Metazoa - 736; Fungi - 347; Plants - 385; Viruses - 0; Other Eukaryotes - 339 (source: NCBI BLink).), with product MFRRNRFLSLPMVIGAVVIGVVSGKAIFGPPLDQYWKEKLEREEAVVAKEEVIEKSSDSSST from the exons ATGTTTCGAAGGAACAGGTTTCTGTCTTTGCCAATGGTGATCGGTGCAGTTGT GATTGGTGTGGTTTCAGGGAAAGCTATTTTCGGGCCTCCGCTTGATCAGTACTGGAAAGAGAAGCTCGAACGAGAAGAAGCTGTTGTTGCCAAGGAAGAAGTCATTGAAAAGAGCTCAGATTCATCGTCAACCTAA
- the ACR1 gene encoding ACT domain repeat 1 — protein MMEIAYQPRIDSEIESLVERINPPRVCVDNDSDPECTLIKVDSANKYGILLDMVQVLADLDLVISKCYISSDGEWFMDVFHVTDQLGNKLTDRSLILYIQQAICSSRTGGITKEMQSNLKREVQQRHVSTEHTAFEITGINRPGLLSEISAVLSDIGCHVTAAVAWTHHERAAMVIYLEDGFNGGPIIDPIRKAQVKDHLDTVMEAHHIVGDVSHVVVRVVEAKGVPVGWAHTERRLHELMYGEGDYENCFDCDCFGDRCDALWRGRCERIHVTIEACNGYSMVNVKCRDRPKLLFDTVCALKELQFVVFHAVAGAKGSTAEQEYFIRKKNGGTLETEGQRERLRHCLVAAISRRASQGLKLEIRTENKMGLLSDVTRVVRENGLSITRAEMCTQGEIAVGSFYVTDVNGGETGPSEVEAVVRELGGAVVSAVKGVGMMPRRIGSTSDSVEQDKAKSSIGRMFWSKLERLSTSIRSL, from the exons ATGATGGAAATAGCTTATCAGCCTCGGATTGATTCCGAGATTGAATCACTCGTCGAGAGAATCAATCCTCCAAG ggtttgtgtaGACAACGACTCTGACCCAGAGTGCACACTTATTAAG GTAGATAGCGCGAACAAGTACGGGATATTACTGGACATGGTTCAAGTGTTAGCCGATCTTGATCTCGTTATCTCCAAATGTTACATCTCATCTGATGGCGAATGGTTCATGGATG tgtttcacGTGACAGACCAACTCGGGAATAAGCTCACCGACCGAAGCCTTATTCTCTACATTCAACAG GCAATATGTTCTAGTAGAACGGGAGGTATAACAAAGGAGATGCAGAGTAATCTAAAACGGGAGGTGCAACAGCGCCACGTGTCAACAGAACACACGGCCTTTGAGATAACCGGAATCAATAGACCGGGTCTACTATCCGAAATATCTGCCGTACTTTCCGACATTGGATGTCACGTGACGGCTGCTGTTGCATGGACCCACCACGAGCGAGCGGCTATGGTGATTTATCTAGAAGACGGGTTTAACGGTGGGCCCATTATCGACCCAATAAGAAAGGCCCAAGTAAAGGATCATCTGGATACAGTCATGGAGGCCCATCACATAGTTGGCGATGTGTCTCATGTCGTCGTGAGGGTCGTCGAGGCTAAAGGAGTTCCGGTCGGGTGGGCTCACACTGAGCGACGACTTCACGAGCTAATGTACGGAGAAGGAGATTACGAGAATTGCTTCGACTGCGATTGTTTCGGAGACAG GTGCGATGCTTTGTGGAGAGGAAGATGCGAGAGGATACACGTGACAATCGAAGCATGTAATGGCTATTCAATGGTGAATGTTAAGTGTAGAGACAGACCAAAACTACTTTTCGACACGGTGTGTGCTTTGAAAGAGTTACAATTCGTTGTGTTTCACGCCGTCGCCGGAGCTAAAGGCTCCACTGCAGAGCAAGAATATttcataagaaagaagaacggGGGCACGTTAGAAACGGAAGGGCAAAGAGAGAGACTAAGGCATTGTTTGGTTGCTGCGATTTCGAGACGTGCTTCACAAGGATTGAAACTCGAGATTCGGACAGAGAACAAGATGGGTTTGTTGTCGGATGTGACTAGAGTTGTGAGAGAAAACGGTTTATCGATAACGAGAGCTGAGATGTGCACGCAAGGTGAGATTGCGGTTGGCTCGTTTTATGTTACGGATGTGAATGGTGGTGAGACGGGTCCTAGTGAGGTTGAAGCGGTTGTACGAGAATTGGGAGGAGCGGTTGTGTCAGCGGTTAAAGGGGTTGGAATGATGCCGAGGAGGATTGGTTCGACGAGTGATAGTGTGGAGCAGGACAAAGCTAAGTCGTCTATTGGGAGAATGTTTTGGTCTAAATTAGAGAGGTTGTCAACGTCTATAAGATCGTTGTGA
- the ACR1 gene encoding ACT domain repeat 1 (ACT domain repeat 1 (ACR1); FUNCTIONS IN: amino acid binding; INVOLVED IN: metabolic process; LOCATED IN: nucleus; EXPRESSED IN: 20 plant structures; EXPRESSED DURING: 14 growth stages; CONTAINS InterPro DOMAIN/s: Amino acid-binding ACT (InterPro:IPR002912); BEST Arabidopsis thaliana protein match is: ACT-like superfamily protein (TAIR:AT5G25320.1); Has 728 Blast hits to 694 proteins in 163 species: Archae - 0; Bacteria - 318; Metazoa - 0; Fungi - 0; Plants - 322; Viruses - 0; Other Eukaryotes - 88 (source: NCBI BLink).), whose product MVQVLADLDLVISKCYISSDGEWFMDVFHVTDQLGNKLTDRSLILYIQQAICSSRTGGITKEMQSNLKREVQQRHVSTEHTAFEITGINRPGLLSEISAVLSDIGCHVTAAVAWTHHERAAMVIYLEDGFNGGPIIDPIRKAQVKDHLDTVMEAHHIVGDVSHVVVRVVEAKGVPVGWAHTERRLHELMYGEGDYENCFDCDCFGDRCDALWRGRCERIHVTIEACNGYSMVNVKCRDRPKLLFDTVCALKELQFVVFHAVAGAKGSTAEQEYFIRKKNGGTLETEGQRERLRHCLVAAISRRASQGLKLEIRTENKMGLLSDVTRVVRENGLSITRAEMCTQGEIAVGSFYVTDVNGGETGPSEVEAVVRELGGAVVSAVKGVGMMPRRIGSTSDSVEQDKAKSSIGRMFWSKLERLSTSIRSL is encoded by the exons ATGGTTCAAGTGTTAGCCGATCTTGATCTCGTTATCTCCAAATGTTACATCTCATCTGATGGCGAATGGTTCATGGATG tgtttcacGTGACAGACCAACTCGGGAATAAGCTCACCGACCGAAGCCTTATTCTCTACATTCAACAG GCAATATGTTCTAGTAGAACGGGAGGTATAACAAAGGAGATGCAGAGTAATCTAAAACGGGAGGTGCAACAGCGCCACGTGTCAACAGAACACACGGCCTTTGAGATAACCGGAATCAATAGACCGGGTCTACTATCCGAAATATCTGCCGTACTTTCCGACATTGGATGTCACGTGACGGCTGCTGTTGCATGGACCCACCACGAGCGAGCGGCTATGGTGATTTATCTAGAAGACGGGTTTAACGGTGGGCCCATTATCGACCCAATAAGAAAGGCCCAAGTAAAGGATCATCTGGATACAGTCATGGAGGCCCATCACATAGTTGGCGATGTGTCTCATGTCGTCGTGAGGGTCGTCGAGGCTAAAGGAGTTCCGGTCGGGTGGGCTCACACTGAGCGACGACTTCACGAGCTAATGTACGGAGAAGGAGATTACGAGAATTGCTTCGACTGCGATTGTTTCGGAGACAG GTGCGATGCTTTGTGGAGAGGAAGATGCGAGAGGATACACGTGACAATCGAAGCATGTAATGGCTATTCAATGGTGAATGTTAAGTGTAGAGACAGACCAAAACTACTTTTCGACACGGTGTGTGCTTTGAAAGAGTTACAATTCGTTGTGTTTCACGCCGTCGCCGGAGCTAAAGGCTCCACTGCAGAGCAAGAATATttcataagaaagaagaacggGGGCACGTTAGAAACGGAAGGGCAAAGAGAGAGACTAAGGCATTGTTTGGTTGCTGCGATTTCGAGACGTGCTTCACAAGGATTGAAACTCGAGATTCGGACAGAGAACAAGATGGGTTTGTTGTCGGATGTGACTAGAGTTGTGAGAGAAAACGGTTTATCGATAACGAGAGCTGAGATGTGCACGCAAGGTGAGATTGCGGTTGGCTCGTTTTATGTTACGGATGTGAATGGTGGTGAGACGGGTCCTAGTGAGGTTGAAGCGGTTGTACGAGAATTGGGAGGAGCGGTTGTGTCAGCGGTTAAAGGGGTTGGAATGATGCCGAGGAGGATTGGTTCGACGAGTGATAGTGTGGAGCAGGACAAAGCTAAGTCGTCTATTGGGAGAATGTTTTGGTCTAAATTAGAGAGGTTGTCAACGTCTATAAGATCGTTGTGA
- the ACR1 gene encoding ACT domain repeat 1: MQSNLKREVQQRHVSTEHTAFEITGINRPGLLSEISAVLSDIGCHVTAAVAWTHHERAAMVIYLEDGFNGGPIIDPIRKAQVKDHLDTVMEAHHIVGDVSHVVVRVVEAKGVPVGWAHTERRLHELMYGEGDYENCFDCDCFGDRCDALWRGRCERIHVTIEACNGYSMVNVKCRDRPKLLFDTVCALKELQFVVFHAVAGAKGSTAEQEYFIRKKNGGTLETEGQRERLRHCLVAAISRRASQGLKLEIRTENKMGLLSDVTRVVRENGLSITRAEMCTQGEIAVGSFYVTDVNGGETGPSEVEAVVRELGGAVVSAVKGVGMMPRRIGSTSDSVEQDKAKSSIGRMFWSKLERLSTSIRSL; the protein is encoded by the exons ATGCAGAGTAATCTAAAACGGGAGGTGCAACAGCGCCACGTGTCAACAGAACACACGGCCTTTGAGATAACCGGAATCAATAGACCGGGTCTACTATCCGAAATATCTGCCGTACTTTCCGACATTGGATGTCACGTGACGGCTGCTGTTGCATGGACCCACCACGAGCGAGCGGCTATGGTGATTTATCTAGAAGACGGGTTTAACGGTGGGCCCATTATCGACCCAATAAGAAAGGCCCAAGTAAAGGATCATCTGGATACAGTCATGGAGGCCCATCACATAGTTGGCGATGTGTCTCATGTCGTCGTGAGGGTCGTCGAGGCTAAAGGAGTTCCGGTCGGGTGGGCTCACACTGAGCGACGACTTCACGAGCTAATGTACGGAGAAGGAGATTACGAGAATTGCTTCGACTGCGATTGTTTCGGAGACAG GTGCGATGCTTTGTGGAGAGGAAGATGCGAGAGGATACACGTGACAATCGAAGCATGTAATGGCTATTCAATGGTGAATGTTAAGTGTAGAGACAGACCAAAACTACTTTTCGACACGGTGTGTGCTTTGAAAGAGTTACAATTCGTTGTGTTTCACGCCGTCGCCGGAGCTAAAGGCTCCACTGCAGAGCAAGAATATttcataagaaagaagaacggGGGCACGTTAGAAACGGAAGGGCAAAGAGAGAGACTAAGGCATTGTTTGGTTGCTGCGATTTCGAGACGTGCTTCACAAGGATTGAAACTCGAGATTCGGACAGAGAACAAGATGGGTTTGTTGTCGGATGTGACTAGAGTTGTGAGAGAAAACGGTTTATCGATAACGAGAGCTGAGATGTGCACGCAAGGTGAGATTGCGGTTGGCTCGTTTTATGTTACGGATGTGAATGGTGGTGAGACGGGTCCTAGTGAGGTTGAAGCGGTTGTACGAGAATTGGGAGGAGCGGTTGTGTCAGCGGTTAAAGGGGTTGGAATGATGCCGAGGAGGATTGGTTCGACGAGTGATAGTGTGGAGCAGGACAAAGCTAAGTCGTCTATTGGGAGAATGTTTTGGTCTAAATTAGAGAGGTTGTCAACGTCTATAAGATCGTTGTGA
- a CDS encoding DEA(D/H)-box RNA helicase family protein (DEA(D/H)-box RNA helicase family protein; FUNCTIONS IN: helicase activity, ATP-dependent helicase activity, nucleic acid binding, ATP binding; LOCATED IN: cellular_component unknown; EXPRESSED IN: 23 plant structures; EXPRESSED DURING: 13 growth stages; CONTAINS InterPro DOMAIN/s: RNA helicase, DEAD-box type, Q motif (InterPro:IPR014014), DNA/RNA helicase, DEAD/DEAH box type, N-terminal (InterPro:IPR011545), RNA helicase, ATP-dependent, DEAD-box, conserved site (InterPro:IPR000629), DEAD-like helicase, N-terminal (InterPro:IPR014001), DNA/RNA helicase, C-terminal (InterPro:IPR001650), Helicase, superfamily 1/2, ATP-binding domain (InterPro:IPR014021); BEST Arabidopsis thaliana protein match is: P-loop containing nucleoside triphosphate hydrolases superfamily protein (TAIR:AT3G18600.1); Has 1807 Blast hits to 1807 proteins in 277 species: Archae - 0; Bacteria - 0; Metazoa - 736; Fungi - 347; Plants - 385; Viruses - 0; Other Eukaryotes - 339 (source: NCBI BLink).), producing the protein MANLDMEQHSSENEEIKKKKHKKRARDEAKKLKQPAMEEEPDHEDGDAKENNALIDEEPKKKKKKKNKKRGDTDDGEDEAVAEEEPKKKKKKNKKLQQRGDTNDEEDEVIAEEEEPKKKKKKQRKDTEAKSEEEEVEDKEEEKKLEETSIMTNKTFESLSLSDNTYKSIKEMGFARMTQIQAKAIPPLMMGEDVLGAARTGSGKTLAFLIPAVELLYRVKFTPRNGTGVLVICPTRELAIQSYGVAKELLKYHSQTVGKVIGGEKRKTEAEILAKGVNLLVATPGRLLDHLENTNGFIFKNLKFLVMDEADRILEQNFEEDLKKILNLLPKTRQTSLFSATQSAKVEDLARVSLTSPVYIDVDEGRKEVTNEGLEQGYCVVPSAMRLLFLLTFLKRFQGKKKIMVFFSTCKSTKFHAELFRYIKFDCLEIRGGIDQNKRTPTFLQFIKAETGILLCTNVAARGLDFPHVDWIVQYDPPDNPTDYIHRVGRTARGEGAKGKALLVLTPQELKFIQYLKAAKIPVEEHEFEEKKLLDVKPFVENLISENYALKESAKEAYKTYISGYDSHSMKDVFNVHQLNLTEVATSFGFSDPPKVALKIDRGGYRSKREPVNKFKRGRGGGRPGGKSKFERY; encoded by the exons ATGGCGAATTTGGATATGGAGCAACATTCATCCGAAAACGAAgagattaagaagaagaagcataagaAAAGAGCGAGAGACGAAGCTAAGAAACTAAAGCAGCCAGCAATGGAAGAAGAACCCGATCATGAAGATGGTGATGCCAAAGAGAACAATGCGTTAATTGACGAAgaaccgaagaagaagaagaagaagaaaaataagaagcGTGGAGATACTGATGATGGAGAGGACGAAGCGGTAGCAGAAGAAGagccgaagaagaagaagaagaaaaataaaaagctacAGCAGCGTGGAGATACTAATGACGAAGAGGACGAAGTGatagcagaagaagaagagccgaagaagaagaagaagaaacagaggaaggaCACGGAAGCGAagtctgaagaagaagaagtagaagataaggaagaagaaaaaaaattggaagaaacTAGCATAATGACTAATAAAACGTTTGAGTCATTGTCATTATCTGATAACACTTATAAATCTATCAAGGAGATGGGTTTTGCACGCATGACTCAG ATACAAGCTAAAGCAATTCCACCATTGATGATGGGAGAAGATGTACTTGGAGCTGCCAGGACCGGTTCTGGTAAAACCTTAGCTTTTCTTATTCCTGCTGTTGAGCTTCTTTACCGTGTTAAGTTTACTCCTCGCAATGGAACTGGTGTTCTTGTTATTTGCCCAACAAGAGAGCTTGCTATTCAG TCTTATGGAGTGGCAAAAGAACTTCTTAAGTATCATTCACAGACTGTGGGAAAAGTTATTGGCGgtgagaaaagaaagacaGAAGCTGAGATTCTTGCGAAAGGTGTTAATTTATTAGTAGCTACCCCTGGAAGACTTCTCGACCACCTTGAAAATACTAatggttttattttcaagaacttAAAG TTTCTTGTAATGGATGAGGCTGATAGGATATTGGAACAGAACTTTGAAGAAGACCTCAAGAAGATTTTGAACCTTCTACCAAAG ACTAGACAGACGTCACTATTTTCAGCCACACAGAGCGCAAAG GTTGAGGATCTTGCTCGGGTGTCACTTACCTCACCTGTTTATATTGATGTGGATGAAGGACGAAAAGAG GTTACAAATGAAGGCTTGGAGCAAGGTTATTGCGTTGTGCCAAGTGCGATGCGGTTACTTTTTTTACTTACCTTCTTGAAGAGATTCcaagggaaaaagaaaattatggtGTTTTTCTCTACATGCAAGTCGACAAAGTTCCACGCCGAGCTCTTTCGATATATCAAATTCGATTGCCTTGAAATCCGTGGAGGGATAGACcagaacaaaagaactccaaCATTTTTGCAATTCATAAAGGCGGAAACCGGTATTTTGTTGTGTACTAATGTCGCTGCCCGAGGTCTTGATTTTCCTCATGTG GACTGGATTGTGCAGTATGATCCTCCTGATAACCCAACG GATTATATTCATCGAGTTGGTAGAACAGCTCGTGGTGAAGGAGCAAAAGGAAAGGCTCTGCTTGTCCTAACTCCACAGGAGTTGAAGTTTATACAGTATCTCAAg GCGGCGAAAATTCCTGTTGAGGAAcatgaatttgaagaaaagaaattgcTCGATGTGAAACCTTTTGTG GAGAATTTGATATCTGAAAACTATGCATTGAAGGAGTCAGCAAAAGAAGCATACAAGACATACATTTCAGGATATGATTCTCACTCTATGAAAGATGTCTTTAATGTTCACCAACTCAATCTCACG GAGGTTGCGACTTCGTTTGGTTTCTCAGATCCTCCCAAAGTTGCTCTGAAGATAGATCGAGGAGGGTACAGAAGTAAGAGAGAACCGGTTAATAAGTTTAAGAGAGGTCGTGGTGGTGGTAGACCCGGCGGTAAAAGCAAGTTCGAGAGGTACTAA
- a CDS encoding BSD domain-containing protein (BSD domain-containing protein; FUNCTIONS IN: molecular_function unknown; INVOLVED IN: biological_process unknown; LOCATED IN: cellular_component unknown; EXPRESSED IN: 23 plant structures; EXPRESSED DURING: 13 growth stages; CONTAINS InterPro DOMAIN/s: BSD (InterPro:IPR005607); BEST Arabidopsis thaliana protein match is: BSD domain-containing protein (TAIR:AT3G49800.1); Has 30201 Blast hits to 17322 proteins in 780 species: Archae - 12; Bacteria - 1396; Metazoa - 17338; Fungi - 3422; Plants - 5037; Viruses - 0; Other Eukaryotes - 2996 (source: NCBI BLink).) has protein sequence MAWLARSIANSLKLDEEDEDDDKHLNQQPSESVSDSQSPRGVKEDISELTKTLRTQFWGVASFLSQPSSSPDLQERNQTPDHPEEDEDLIAGIKNDFAEIGGRFRTGISKLSGNLPVSEFTKIASNFLQLSSEDVDPKDYDVIGVTEELVAFVKDLAMHPETWLDFPLPDDDDSFDDFELADAQYEHALAVERLAPSLASLRIELCPEYMTENCFWRIYFVLVHPKLSKDHALLLSTPQVLEARSMLSQELQKRSKLPVEAGSSEANTVIVEPLTVPPSPETAAVKIVNPVESSDVETDKHPIESKEIQIVDKSVIEERSTSTASSSRFINVQVDDEDDDDADDWLNDEETSSVSAIGGRSTTNHPFGEDEEDVSFSDLEEEDDNEGDVKVSYKNLTNSGSDSSDKKSPDWVQLKEVKEKKKSNDWLDVDAV, from the exons ATGGCTTGGTTAGCTAGATCCATAGCGAACTCACTCAAGCtcgatgaggaagatgaagatgatgataagcATCTGAATCAACAGCCGTCGGAATCTGTATCGGATTCACAGTCTCCACGAGGCGTTAAGGAAGACATTAGCGAACTTACCAAGACCTTGAGAACCCAATTTTGGGGTGTAGCTTCGTTCCTCTCGCAACCTTCTTCATCTCCGGATCTTCAGGAGAGAAATCAAACTCCCGATCATCCGGAGGAAGATGAGGATCTAATCGCTGGGATTAAGAACGATTTCGCTGAGATTGGTGGGAGATTCAGGACTGGGATTTCGAAACTATCTGGGAACTTACCTGTGTCTGAGTTCACAAAGATCGCTTCGAATTTCTTACAATTGAGTTCAGAAGATGTGGATCCGAAAGATTACGACGTAATCGGAGTTACAGAGGAATTAGTTGCGTTTGTGAAGGATCTTGCGATGCATCCTGAGACTTGGTTGGATTTTCCTTTACCTGATGACGACGATAGCTTTGATG ACTTTGAATTGGCCGATGCTCAATACGAGCACGCTTTAGCTGTAGAAAGGCTAGCACCGAGCTTGGCTTCTTTGAGGATTGAGCTTTGCCCTGAATATATGACTGAGAATTGCTTCTGGAGGATTTACTTTGTTCTTGTGCATCCTAAACTCAGTAAAGACCATGCCTTGCTTCTCTCCACTCCTCAG GTACTCGAAGCAAGATCAATGTTATCTCAGGAACTACAGAAACGAAGCAAATTACCTGTAGAAGCAGGGAGTTCTGAAGCTAATACTGTCATTGTGGAACCTCTTACTGTGCCTCCTTCACCAGAAACAGCAGCTGTTAAAATCGTAAATCCAGTCGAGTCATCTGACGTTGAAACAGACAAGCACCCTATTGAGAGCAAAGAGATACAAATTGTTGACAAATCTGTCATTGAAGAAAGAAGCACATCCACTGCTTCTTCATCTAGATTTATTAATGTGCAAgtggatgatgaagacgacgacgatgCAGATGATTGGTTGAATGATGAAGAGACTTCATCAGTTAGCGCCATTGGAGGAAGATCAACCACAAATCATCCTTTtggtgaagacgaagaagatgtaTCATTCAGTgatctagaagaagaagacgataaCGAAGGAGACGTGAAAGTGAGTTACAAGAACCTTACTAACTCTGGTTCTGATTCTTCAGACAAAAAATCACCAGATTGGGTTCAGCTAAAAGaggtaaaagagaagaaaaaatcaaacgaCTGGCTTGATGTTGATGCAGTGTGA